One genomic region from Deltaproteobacteria bacterium encodes:
- a CDS encoding iron-containing alcohol dehydrogenase, with translation MIREYKFPQLEKVIYGAGSLAQVPKEIERLGKERAFIMTGKSMATKTDLVRKLETLLEDKWVGTYSGCRQHVPSSDITEAAARAREAQADLIISFGGGSPVDAAKIVALELLGDQPQDAVPQIAISTTLSVGEFTPFAGFTDEKTRIKSVRSDRRIMPKIVVLDPEVTLPTPMPLWLSTGVKALDHAIEALWSVNPQPLTDTLAMEAIRKLHRYLPLSMKEPKNIEARGECQVAGWFSIFGLGNVGVRLSHIFGHQIGARWDVPHGITSCITIPHCMRFLAPQTLDRQVLIAQAFGIKTDGRNPEEVAAEAANVVEGFIDSFGVPRRLRDVGAKQEELPAVAHAVIEESALWHRQQGGEEALLGLLGQMW, from the coding sequence ATGATTCGCGAATATAAATTTCCGCAGTTGGAAAAAGTGATCTACGGCGCTGGGTCGTTAGCCCAGGTGCCCAAAGAGATCGAGCGGCTTGGGAAAGAGCGTGCTTTTATCATGACGGGCAAAAGCATGGCTACGAAAACCGACCTCGTGCGCAAGCTGGAAACGTTGCTGGAAGACAAATGGGTCGGCACCTACAGCGGCTGTCGGCAACATGTCCCGAGCAGCGATATCACCGAAGCTGCGGCGCGCGCGCGCGAAGCCCAGGCCGACCTGATTATCAGCTTTGGCGGTGGCAGCCCGGTCGATGCGGCGAAAATCGTCGCGCTCGAATTGCTCGGCGATCAACCCCAAGACGCCGTGCCGCAAATTGCGATCTCGACGACATTGTCTGTCGGAGAGTTTACTCCTTTTGCCGGCTTCACGGACGAGAAGACGCGCATCAAATCCGTGCGTTCGGATAGGCGCATCATGCCGAAGATTGTCGTCCTCGATCCAGAAGTCACCCTGCCGACGCCGATGCCGTTGTGGCTTTCGACCGGGGTGAAGGCGCTCGATCATGCCATCGAAGCCTTGTGGTCGGTGAACCCGCAACCGCTAACCGATACCCTGGCGATGGAAGCCATTCGCAAGCTCCACCGCTATCTGCCGCTGAGCATGAAGGAGCCGAAGAACATCGAGGCGCGTGGCGAGTGCCAAGTGGCGGGATGGTTTTCCATCTTTGGATTGGGCAATGTCGGAGTGCGGCTCAGTCATATCTTTGGCCATCAGATCGGTGCGCGCTGGGATGTGCCGCATGGGATCACGTCGTGCATCACTATTCCCCATTGCATGCGTTTCCTGGCACCGCAGACGCTGGACCGCCAGGTGTTGATCGCACAGGCGTTCGGTATCAAGACGGATGGCCGTAACCCTGAAGAGGTCGCGGCTGAGGCAGCCAACGTGGTCGAAGGATTTATCGATTCGTTCGGCGTGCCACGGCGACTGCGTGATGTCGGCGCGAAGCAGGAAGAGCTGCCGGCTGTGGCGCACGCCGTGATCGAAGAAAGCGCATTGTGGCATCGCCAGCAAGGCGGAGAAGAAGCGTTACTCGGGCTGCTGGGGCAGATGTGGTAG